One Paraburkholderia kururiensis DNA window includes the following coding sequences:
- a CDS encoding LysR family transcriptional regulator — protein sequence MNAIERFFQAGLKLSHLRLLTMFDSLGQIRLVAEKLNVTQPAVSKQLAELEAGLGVPVLSRVGNRLFFTPVGETLMKRAREVFHQLEQARFEIDAMTSGISGKISVGAVATVMPVFAPEIVSELKKRAPHVNVSFYEATSDRLFPMLAAGALDFVLSRTGPPRAEAAPFASHAVLDDPIVVVCGREHPLAARRTVAAADLAGLPWILPPREAPTFLALQTWMHEHELEFPDGCVQSISLQANEAMIASYPFLALMPVAVARQAVNREKLVILPLGGTCFLETVQLFYNHTSANPVLPVALSCIETAEKRISSLLLT from the coding sequence ATGAATGCGATCGAGCGCTTTTTTCAGGCCGGGCTCAAACTCAGTCACCTGCGCCTCCTCACGATGTTCGACAGTCTCGGGCAGATCCGGCTCGTCGCCGAGAAGCTCAATGTCACACAACCCGCCGTGTCGAAGCAGCTAGCGGAGCTGGAAGCGGGCCTGGGTGTGCCGGTGCTGTCACGCGTCGGCAACAGGCTGTTCTTTACGCCCGTCGGCGAGACGCTGATGAAGCGCGCCCGCGAAGTGTTTCATCAGCTCGAGCAGGCGCGCTTCGAGATCGATGCGATGACGAGCGGCATCTCGGGCAAGATTTCCGTCGGCGCGGTCGCGACGGTGATGCCGGTGTTCGCCCCCGAAATTGTGAGCGAACTGAAGAAGCGCGCGCCGCATGTCAACGTGAGTTTCTACGAGGCCACCAGCGACCGCCTGTTTCCAATGCTTGCCGCGGGCGCACTCGACTTTGTTCTGAGCCGCACAGGACCACCGCGTGCTGAAGCGGCGCCGTTTGCCTCGCATGCCGTTCTGGATGATCCGATCGTCGTGGTTTGCGGGCGCGAGCATCCGCTCGCCGCGCGCCGCACGGTCGCCGCTGCCGATCTCGCCGGCCTGCCCTGGATACTTCCGCCCCGCGAAGCACCGACCTTCCTTGCACTGCAAACGTGGATGCATGAGCACGAACTCGAGTTTCCCGATGGGTGCGTGCAATCCATCTCTTTGCAAGCGAACGAAGCGATGATTGCCTCATATCCATTTCTTGCACTGATGCCAGTCGCAGTCGCACGGCAAGCGGTGAATCGCGAAAAGCTTGTCATCCTTCCGTTAGGCGGAACCTGCTTTCTGGAAACGGTGCAGCTCTTCTATAACCACACGTCTGCGAATCCTGTCTTACCCGTTGCGCTAAGTTGTATCGAGACCGCTGAAAAGCGGATCTCGTCGTTGTTGCTCACGTAG